The DNA sequence CAGCTTGGTCTTGGTGCGGGAGAACGTCGCCTTCGAGGCGATGCCCACGTCCTCGCCCCACTTGCTGATGTCGTACAGCAGGGCCTCGTTCTTGGCGGCGACCAGCAGGCTGATCGTCACCTCGTCGAGCCCGTCGCCGTCGCCGCGGGCGGTCTCCAGCGAGTCGAGGATCGTCGTGAAGTCCGACTCGGCGTCGGCGCTGATCTCGTCGGCCAGCGTCTCGCGGACGCGGCTGATCGGCGGCGTGCGGAGGCCGAACTCGTCGGCGTCGTCCCACTGCGTGTCGTAGGCGTCGTAGGCGGCGTCGACGAACCCGCCGTCGTCGGCGGTGAGGCCGCCGACCTGGTCGCCGGCGTCGACCAGCGCGACGACGCTGTCGGCCGTCACGAGCAGGGAGTTCCGGCGGTCGTCGTCGGTCGTGCGGAGCGCGAGCGAGCCCTCGTCGATGAGGTCCGCCGCGTTGCTGGCGACGATGAAGTCGTCCATCACGTCCTTGAGCGTGCGCTCGTCGGCCAGCAGTCGGATCGACGGGAGGCTTTCGTCGGCGTCGATCGCGACGCGGATCAGGTCCTCGATCGCGTCCGCGGTCGGGTTGACGACGATCACGTCGTCGGCGTCGGAAAGCACCCGGGTCAGTATATCGTCAAGTTGGCTGTCCAGTAAATTCGAGGTCATGCCTATACGGCAGAAAGAACAGCCAGCTATTTAATTTTACTGGCCGGATTCGGAGCAAATCTTGCTCGTTTCGGACTGTTCCGGCCGAACGCGTGGGATTCATTGCCCCGGCCATCGGCTCGGCGTCGGCGAGCGCTACAGCGAGCGAGCGAGGTCGGTCGACCAGTACACGTCCCCGTCGTGGACGACTGGCATCTCCACCCCCTGGAGGAAGGTGCGAGTTGCCTCCCGGTCGAGCACGAACTCCGACTCGTTGCCACAGAGGTAGGCGTACTCGCCGTCGCCGGCGCGGGGCCGGTAGAACGCGCCGAGGTTCCCCGGCGAGAACTGGTCGTAGGTCAGCAGGAACCCGCCGTCGACCCCCTGAAGCCGTATCGTCGCCGGCGGGCGCTCCCG is a window from the Halostella salina genome containing:
- the tbsP gene encoding transcriptional regulator TbsP, which produces MTSNLLDSQLDDILTRVLSDADDVIVVNPTADAIEDLIRVAIDADESLPSIRLLADERTLKDVMDDFIVASNAADLIDEGSLALRTTDDDRRNSLLVTADSVVALVDAGDQVGGLTADDGGFVDAAYDAYDTQWDDADEFGLRTPPISRVRETLADEISADAESDFTTILDSLETARGDGDGLDEVTISLLVAAKNEALLYDISKWGEDVGIASKATFSRTKTKLEDMGLIDTEKVPIDVGRPRLRLKLGDDRLRDAESDELASAATSLLA